A genomic segment from Curtobacterium sp. MCSS17_007 encodes:
- a CDS encoding NUDIX domain-containing protein, translating to MVTSAGLLLHRGPTVRADRQVFIAHMGGPFWRARPRAWSIPKGLLEDGEDPLGAARREFAEEIGVPAPEGEVVDLGEVQQASGKRVRVFALRADDFTVGEVRSNIVRLELPRGSGRFVEVPEVDDARWVSLDEARALLVSGQVAALDRLLAAERNA from the coding sequence GTGGTCACCAGCGCTGGACTCCTGCTCCACCGGGGCCCGACGGTGCGCGCTGACCGACAGGTCTTCATCGCGCACATGGGCGGACCGTTCTGGCGCGCACGGCCGCGAGCGTGGTCGATCCCCAAGGGGCTGCTCGAGGACGGCGAGGACCCGCTGGGAGCCGCCCGGCGCGAGTTCGCCGAGGAGATCGGTGTGCCCGCTCCCGAGGGCGAGGTGGTCGACCTCGGCGAGGTGCAGCAGGCGTCGGGCAAGCGCGTCCGGGTCTTCGCGCTGCGCGCCGACGACTTCACGGTCGGGGAGGTCCGCAGCAACATCGTCCGTCTCGAGCTCCCGCGCGGCTCGGGGCGGTTCGTCGAGGTCCCCGAGGTGGACGACGCACGGTGGGTGTCGCTCGACGAGGCCCGCGCCCTGCTCGTGTCCGGCCAGGTCGCCGCGCTCGACCGCCTGCTCGCGGCGGAGCGCAACGCCTGA
- a CDS encoding MFS transporter, with amino-acid sequence MSTNTTTSAVSTNTRPITVTTQSVVGIAVLGLATFFAITTELMPVGLLGTMSRDLGVSESTMGIVVTVYAAAVAILALPLTSLTARLPRKAVLVSTLVGYAVSNVLIAVAPSFAVVCAGRVVGGVAHALFFSVASAYATRIVPPRLAGRAIAFVYSGSSLGFVLGVPLATWVAQTIGWRPAVGAVALAAGALAVVALAFLPSVRGTASPHIGSPRAWARTGLLSVVVADLLLFAGHYVVYTYIGPYAIDAGLDAGMVSGALLVLGGTGVVGLWLAGTFVDRAPRQTLIAAVAVMAAAFAVLPFVHGSLLGTMVVAGVWMAANGTTGTLFMAAAIRTGGVSPDIAGALVNGASNIGIAGGAAVGGQALGAVGLQYLPFAGAVVLIGSLGIVLAARRGFPVHTHAQEHLSTTSVEAITSSLAVVTTSVPVVSRAIQTITGSVGIATGTVQTATGSVRTRRRR; translated from the coding sequence GTGTCCACCAACACCACCACCTCGGCCGTGTCGACGAACACGCGGCCGATCACCGTCACCACGCAGTCCGTGGTCGGCATCGCCGTGCTCGGACTGGCCACCTTCTTCGCGATCACCACCGAGCTCATGCCGGTCGGGCTCCTCGGCACCATGAGCCGCGACCTCGGCGTCAGCGAGTCGACCATGGGGATCGTCGTCACCGTGTACGCCGCCGCCGTCGCGATCCTCGCCCTGCCGCTCACCTCGCTGACCGCGCGGCTGCCGCGCAAGGCCGTGCTCGTGTCGACCCTCGTCGGGTACGCGGTGTCGAACGTGCTCATCGCGGTCGCACCGTCCTTCGCCGTGGTCTGCGCCGGTCGGGTCGTCGGCGGCGTCGCACACGCGCTGTTCTTCTCCGTCGCGTCGGCGTACGCCACACGGATCGTGCCACCGCGCCTCGCCGGCCGTGCCATCGCCTTCGTCTACTCCGGCAGCTCGCTCGGCTTCGTCCTGGGTGTGCCGCTGGCGACCTGGGTCGCGCAGACCATCGGGTGGCGGCCGGCCGTCGGTGCGGTCGCGCTCGCCGCAGGAGCACTCGCCGTGGTCGCCCTTGCCTTCCTGCCGAGCGTGCGCGGGACCGCCTCACCGCACATCGGGTCCCCCCGGGCGTGGGCACGGACCGGCCTGCTGTCGGTGGTCGTCGCCGACCTGCTGCTCTTCGCCGGGCACTACGTCGTCTACACCTACATCGGCCCCTACGCGATCGACGCCGGGCTCGACGCCGGCATGGTGAGCGGTGCGCTCCTCGTGCTCGGCGGCACCGGTGTCGTCGGGCTCTGGCTCGCGGGCACGTTCGTCGACCGGGCACCGCGCCAGACGCTGATCGCGGCCGTCGCCGTGATGGCCGCAGCCTTCGCCGTGCTGCCGTTCGTGCACGGGTCGCTGCTCGGCACCATGGTCGTGGCCGGCGTCTGGATGGCCGCGAACGGCACGACCGGCACGCTGTTCATGGCCGCGGCGATCCGGACCGGCGGCGTCTCCCCCGACATCGCGGGCGCCCTGGTGAACGGTGCGTCGAACATCGGCATCGCGGGCGGTGCGGCCGTCGGCGGCCAGGCCCTCGGCGCCGTCGGGCTGCAGTACCTGCCGTTCGCCGGGGCGGTCGTGCTGATCGGGTCGCTCGGCATCGTGCTGGCGGCACGGCGCGGGTTCCCCGTGCACACGCACGCGCAGGAGCACCTGTCGACGACCTCCGTCGAGGCGATCACGTCGTCGCTCGCGGTGGTCACGACCTCGGTTCCCGTCGTCAGCCGCGCGATCCAGACGATCACCGGGTCCGTCGGCATCGCCACCGGCACGGTGCAGACCGCCACGGGGTCGGTACGCACGCGACGTCGGCGCTGA
- the yidC gene encoding membrane protein insertase YidC: MDLSNLPVVGSLLHAGADLLTTLTVGLAPVTGDAAAALAVVVLTVGIRTALVPLAVLQVRAERDRRRLAPQLAALRRRYGSDTRRLQEAVQRLYTSERVSPLAGCLPVLAQAPVLSLVYALFTHASLGGTANTLLDATFFGIPLGHSFLAVLGSPLWTHAWVLLLLLAVLAVAIGLGQRAAARWNPAGAPAPGTPGAGTAATLARWLPFLSVGFAAVVPLAATVYVVTSAVWALGERALLRRVVR, from the coding sequence ATGGACCTCTCGAACCTGCCCGTCGTCGGCAGCCTGCTGCACGCCGGCGCCGACCTGCTCACCACCCTCACCGTCGGGCTCGCGCCCGTCACCGGCGATGCCGCCGCCGCCCTCGCGGTCGTCGTGCTCACCGTCGGCATCCGCACCGCCCTCGTCCCGCTCGCGGTCCTGCAGGTGCGAGCCGAGCGTGACCGCCGCCGTCTCGCCCCGCAGCTCGCCGCGCTGCGCCGACGGTACGGATCGGACACCCGACGCCTGCAGGAGGCGGTGCAGCGGCTGTACACCTCGGAGCGGGTGTCCCCGCTCGCGGGCTGCCTGCCCGTGCTCGCCCAGGCGCCGGTGCTGTCCCTCGTGTACGCCCTCTTCACCCACGCGAGCCTCGGCGGCACCGCGAACACCCTGCTCGACGCGACCTTCTTCGGGATCCCGCTCGGACACTCGTTCCTGGCCGTGCTCGGCTCACCGCTCTGGACGCATGCGTGGGTGCTGCTCCTGCTGCTCGCCGTCCTCGCCGTCGCGATCGGACTCGGCCAACGGGCCGCGGCGCGCTGGAACCCGGCAGGAGCGCCGGCGCCCGGTACGCCGGGTGCCGGGACGGCCGCGACGCTCGCGCGGTGGCTGCCGTTCCTGTCGGTGGGGTTCGCCGCCGTGGTCCCGCTCGCCGCGACCGTGTACGTCGTGACCAGTGCGGTCTGGGCCCTCGGCGAGCGGGCACTCCTGCGACGGGTGGTGCGCTGA
- a CDS encoding DUF6412 domain-containing protein, with protein MTVVELLLRALAALQLGDASVLAAGGALAPGTALAVAALGLAAVTVTVLVVRLLAAALGLDVDPTRAANRGRAVERPTRIAWSHPDADGHVRSRAPGASTPA; from the coding sequence ATGACCGTCGTCGAACTGCTGCTCCGCGCGCTCGCCGCGCTGCAGCTCGGCGACGCGTCGGTGCTCGCGGCCGGGGGCGCGCTCGCGCCCGGAACGGCGCTCGCCGTGGCCGCCCTCGGACTGGCCGCAGTCACCGTCACCGTGCTCGTCGTCCGCCTGCTCGCGGCGGCGCTGGGCCTCGACGTCGACCCGACCCGCGCGGCGAACCGCGGTCGGGCCGTCGAACGGCCGACCCGCATCGCGTGGAGCCACCCCGACGCCGACGGACACGTGCGGTCACGGGCACCGGGAGCGTCGACCCCGGCCTGA
- the ybaK gene encoding Cys-tRNA(Pro) deacylase, whose protein sequence is MTAGSPSTPATLALERAGIPFTPHVYEHHETATNFGEEAAAALGLREEQVFKTLVVSVDGQLAVAVVPVANRLDLKAIAAALGGKKATLAQQALAEKRTGYVVGGISPVGQKTRLRTVVDASALTYPSIFVSGGRRGFDIEVAPTDLVRVTEAATAAIART, encoded by the coding sequence ATGACCGCAGGATCGCCGAGCACCCCAGCGACCCTCGCCCTCGAGCGGGCGGGGATCCCGTTCACGCCCCACGTCTACGAGCACCACGAGACGGCGACGAACTTCGGCGAGGAGGCGGCCGCAGCGCTCGGTCTGCGGGAGGAGCAGGTCTTCAAGACGCTGGTCGTGTCGGTCGACGGCCAGCTCGCGGTCGCGGTCGTGCCCGTCGCGAACCGGCTCGACCTGAAGGCCATCGCGGCGGCGCTCGGGGGCAAGAAGGCGACGCTCGCACAACAGGCCCTCGCCGAGAAGCGCACCGGGTACGTCGTCGGTGGCATCAGCCCCGTCGGCCAGAAGACTCGACTCCGCACGGTCGTCGACGCGTCCGCCCTCACCTACCCGAGCATCTTCGTGTCCGGCGGTCGTCGCGGGTTCGACATCGAGGTCGCGCCGACCGACCTCGTCCGTGTGACCGAGGCCGCGACGGCTGCCATCGCCCGGACCTGA
- a CDS encoding ATP-dependent Clp protease ATP-binding subunit, with the protein MPATFGPTGGDDAFDAFLARLLAAQQAGAQRSVPLGRPVDITRLLSRRTHEMLQRTAEYAVSQGQHEIDALHILHVLVRTEPFTAVVRSAGVDPEHFAAEVEERLPVAAEPRPEQTGRPALTGTAQRILLEATQAAKGFGSTYTDPEHVFFALVMDQDTVTGQLLASAGVTPQHMQDHAQQAAAAAREGRPMPGTTDTQATESDTPTLDQFGTDLTERARDGRIDPVIGRADEIEQTVEILLRRTKNNPVLIGEPGVGKTAIVEGLAQRIADGDVPALLQGKRVVALDLAGMLSGTRYRGDFEERLTKAMDEIAAHADELIVFVDELHTVVGAGGGGEGGSMDAGNILKPRLARGDLHLVGATTLNEYRRIEKDAALERRFQPVTVGEPSVEDAVAILGGLAPRYAEHHDVTYTDDALRAAVELSHRYVTDRHLPDKAIDLIDQAGARRRLALSGDVDVEALRDQVAELQADKDRAVAEELYEEASRLRDEIDGLEARITAASEGDAGRASRLAPADRVITEGDIAEVVSRATGIPATRLSQGDRSRLAALEGELHERVVGQDDAVRAIATAVRRSRTGMGDPRRPVGSFLFLGPTGVGKTELAKALAGSLFGDESAMLRFDMSEFGERHTVSRLVGAPPGYVGYDEAGQLTERVRRNPYSVVLLDEVEKAHPDVFNLLLQVLDDGRLTDGQGRTVDFRNTVVIMTSNIGSEFLASRSGALGFSASADGGYAEEDLRARVMGRLRESMRPEFINRIDEIVLFRKLERGQLRSIVDLLLQDTALRLLAQGMTLSVSDAATDWLAEHGYEPEYGARPLRRLIQREVDDRIATLVVDEQAHEGDTVRIDVVGDALVARVEEPATV; encoded by the coding sequence TTGCCAGCAACGTTCGGCCCGACCGGTGGCGACGACGCGTTCGACGCGTTCCTCGCACGGCTCCTCGCGGCCCAGCAGGCCGGCGCCCAGCGATCCGTACCGCTGGGACGCCCGGTCGACATCACCCGGCTCCTCAGCCGCCGCACCCACGAGATGCTCCAGCGCACCGCCGAGTACGCCGTCTCGCAGGGGCAGCACGAGATCGACGCGCTCCACATCCTGCACGTCCTCGTGCGCACCGAGCCCTTCACCGCGGTCGTCCGCAGCGCCGGCGTCGACCCGGAGCACTTCGCCGCGGAGGTCGAGGAGCGACTGCCCGTCGCAGCCGAGCCCCGGCCCGAGCAGACCGGCCGGCCCGCGCTGACCGGGACCGCCCAGCGGATCCTGCTCGAGGCGACCCAGGCCGCCAAGGGCTTCGGCAGCACCTACACCGACCCCGAGCACGTCTTCTTCGCGCTCGTCATGGACCAGGACACCGTCACCGGGCAGCTGCTCGCGAGCGCCGGTGTCACCCCGCAGCACATGCAGGACCACGCCCAGCAGGCCGCGGCAGCAGCACGAGAGGGGCGACCGATGCCCGGGACGACCGACACGCAGGCCACCGAGAGCGACACGCCGACGCTCGACCAGTTCGGCACCGACCTCACCGAGCGCGCCCGCGACGGGCGCATCGACCCGGTGATCGGCCGTGCCGACGAGATCGAGCAGACCGTCGAGATCCTGCTCCGCCGCACGAAGAACAACCCCGTCCTCATCGGTGAGCCCGGCGTGGGCAAGACCGCGATCGTCGAGGGTCTCGCCCAGCGCATCGCCGACGGCGACGTGCCCGCGCTGCTCCAGGGCAAGCGCGTCGTCGCACTCGACCTCGCCGGCATGCTCTCCGGCACCCGGTACCGCGGCGACTTCGAGGAGCGCCTGACGAAGGCGATGGACGAGATCGCGGCACACGCGGACGAGCTCATCGTGTTCGTCGACGAGCTCCACACGGTGGTCGGAGCCGGTGGCGGCGGCGAGGGCGGCTCGATGGACGCGGGCAACATCCTGAAGCCCCGCCTCGCCCGTGGCGACCTGCACCTGGTCGGCGCGACCACGCTGAACGAGTACCGCCGCATCGAGAAGGACGCCGCGCTCGAGCGTCGCTTCCAGCCGGTGACGGTGGGGGAGCCGAGCGTCGAGGACGCCGTGGCGATCCTCGGTGGCCTCGCCCCGCGCTACGCCGAGCACCACGACGTGACCTACACCGACGACGCCCTGCGCGCCGCGGTGGAGCTCTCGCACCGGTACGTCACCGACCGGCACCTGCCGGACAAGGCCATCGACCTCATCGACCAGGCCGGTGCCCGTCGTCGCCTCGCCCTGTCGGGCGACGTCGACGTCGAGGCGCTCCGCGACCAGGTCGCGGAGCTGCAGGCCGACAAGGACCGCGCGGTGGCCGAGGAGCTCTACGAGGAGGCGTCGCGCCTGCGCGACGAGATCGACGGACTGGAGGCGCGGATCACCGCCGCCTCCGAGGGCGACGCCGGTCGGGCCTCCCGTCTCGCACCTGCTGACCGTGTCATCACGGAAGGCGACATCGCCGAGGTGGTCTCCCGCGCCACCGGCATCCCGGCCACCCGCCTGTCCCAGGGCGACCGCTCCCGGCTCGCCGCCCTCGAGGGCGAGCTCCACGAGCGCGTCGTCGGCCAGGACGACGCCGTGCGCGCCATCGCGACCGCGGTCCGACGCAGCCGCACCGGCATGGGCGACCCTCGTCGCCCGGTCGGCAGCTTCCTGTTCCTCGGCCCGACCGGCGTCGGCAAGACCGAGCTCGCGAAGGCCCTGGCCGGATCGCTGTTCGGCGACGAGTCCGCGATGCTGCGCTTCGACATGAGCGAGTTCGGCGAGCGGCACACCGTCTCGCGCCTGGTCGGTGCCCCTCCCGGGTACGTCGGCTACGACGAGGCCGGCCAGCTCACCGAGCGCGTCCGTCGCAACCCGTACTCGGTCGTCCTGCTCGACGAGGTCGAGAAGGCGCACCCCGACGTCTTCAACCTGCTGCTGCAGGTGCTCGACGACGGGCGGCTCACCGACGGGCAGGGGCGCACGGTCGACTTCCGGAACACGGTCGTCATCATGACGTCGAACATCGGGTCCGAGTTCCTCGCGTCGCGCTCCGGGGCGCTCGGGTTCTCCGCCTCGGCCGACGGCGGGTACGCGGAGGAGGACCTCCGCGCCCGGGTGATGGGCAGGCTGCGCGAGTCCATGCGACCGGAGTTCATCAACCGCATCGACGAGATCGTCCTGTTCCGCAAGCTCGAGCGCGGGCAGCTCCGGTCGATCGTCGACCTGCTGCTGCAGGACACCGCGCTCCGGCTGCTCGCGCAGGGGATGACCCTGTCGGTGTCCGACGCCGCGACCGACTGGCTCGCCGAGCACGGGTACGAGCCCGAGTACGGCGCCCGTCCGCTCCGTCGGCTCATCCAGCGCGAGGTCGACGACCGCATCGCGACCCTGGTGGTCGACGAGCAGGCGCACGAGGGCGACACCGTCCGGATCGACGTGGTCGGCGACGCGCTCGTCGCCCGGGTCGAGGAGCCCGCGACCGTCTAG
- a CDS encoding glycoside hydrolase family 6 protein → MHSRTRTMVALALAATVVGAGVVTTPTTASAASVAPLPPAALHTATPGQVFAGGLFVQPDSQAAQAAAALSATGTATEAAAARTIAQQPVAIWLGEWYTDEALDRVIARNLAAAERVGRTPVFVTYAVPNRDCGGYSAGGLSPARYAEWNRRIAAGLRGHRAVVIVEPDSLAHLSSCTAERARRPGIIAGAVHEYTAAGVPTYLDGGNENWNDPELQATYLREAGITEARGFFTNVANFYRVDGERAYAERLSAMTGGARYVIDTSRNARGWLGTWCNPTGAGLGRSPHVAAGRTRLDALLWIKTPGASDGTCNGGPAAGTWYPTYAVALVANRKR, encoded by the coding sequence ATGCACTCGAGGACCAGGACGATGGTCGCGCTCGCACTCGCCGCGACGGTGGTGGGCGCGGGCGTCGTCACGACTCCGACCACTGCGTCGGCGGCCTCCGTCGCACCGCTGCCGCCCGCAGCCCTCCACACCGCGACGCCCGGGCAGGTCTTCGCCGGCGGGTTGTTCGTGCAGCCGGACAGCCAGGCCGCGCAGGCTGCGGCGGCGCTCAGCGCAACGGGGACGGCGACCGAGGCTGCAGCGGCCCGGACCATCGCGCAGCAGCCGGTCGCGATCTGGCTGGGTGAGTGGTACACCGACGAGGCGCTGGACCGGGTGATCGCTCGGAACCTCGCCGCCGCCGAGCGGGTCGGCAGGACCCCGGTGTTCGTCACCTACGCCGTCCCGAACCGCGACTGCGGCGGGTACTCGGCGGGCGGCCTGTCACCGGCCCGGTACGCCGAGTGGAACCGGCGCATCGCAGCAGGCCTCAGGGGCCACCGAGCCGTCGTGATCGTCGAGCCGGATTCGCTGGCGCACCTGAGCTCGTGCACCGCCGAACGCGCGCGGCGACCGGGCATCATCGCCGGGGCCGTGCACGAGTACACCGCCGCGGGCGTCCCCACCTACCTCGACGGCGGCAACGAGAACTGGAACGACCCGGAGCTGCAGGCGACGTACCTGCGGGAGGCCGGCATCACCGAGGCCCGCGGCTTCTTCACGAACGTGGCGAACTTCTACCGCGTCGACGGCGAGCGGGCCTACGCCGAGCGGCTCAGCGCGATGACGGGCGGTGCACGGTACGTCATCGACACGTCGCGGAACGCCCGCGGGTGGCTCGGCACCTGGTGCAACCCGACGGGGGCCGGCCTGGGCCGCAGTCCGCACGTGGCCGCGGGACGCACACGACTCGACGCCCTGCTCTGGATCAAGACGCCGGGTGCGAGCGACGGGACCTGCAACGGTGGACCGGCGGCGGGGACGTGGTACCCGACGTACGCGGTCGCGCTGGTGGCGAACCGGAAGCGCTGA
- a CDS encoding adenine phosphoribosyltransferase — MTETAAALVERLTAIVPDFPKPGILFRDVTPVFSDPVAFGRVCEALAAPFAIGAGFQAVAGIEARGFALAGGIAAQHQVGVLTVRKAGKLPGEVLSEQYALEYGEAELELRPGQLPQGTRVLVVDDVLATGGTAAATITLLERAGYEAIGFASLLELDGLSGRERLEPRLPVTTLGRVPA; from the coding sequence GTGACCGAAACCGCAGCTGCACTCGTCGAACGCCTGACCGCCATCGTGCCGGACTTCCCGAAGCCGGGCATCCTGTTCCGCGACGTGACGCCGGTGTTCTCCGACCCGGTGGCGTTCGGCCGTGTGTGCGAAGCCCTCGCGGCGCCGTTCGCGATCGGCGCCGGCTTCCAGGCGGTCGCCGGCATCGAGGCCCGCGGCTTCGCCCTCGCCGGTGGCATCGCCGCGCAGCACCAGGTCGGCGTGCTGACGGTGCGGAAGGCCGGCAAGCTCCCCGGTGAGGTCCTCAGCGAGCAGTACGCGCTCGAGTACGGCGAGGCCGAGCTCGAGCTCCGCCCGGGCCAGCTCCCGCAGGGCACGCGGGTGCTCGTGGTCGACGACGTCCTCGCCACGGGTGGCACCGCTGCGGCGACGATCACGCTGCTCGAACGCGCGGGGTACGAGGCGATCGGCTTCGCCTCGCTCCTCGAGCTCGACGGACTCTCCGGCCGGGAGCGCCTCGAGCCCCGCCTGCCCGTCACGACGCTCGGCCGCGTCCCCGCCTGA
- the thrS gene encoding threonine--tRNA ligase — protein MPQAPEPRTATTATTGTDLFDGERGVVAIRVDGVLKDLDADVQDGETAEAVTLQEQDGLDILRHSAAHVLAQAVQQINPDAKLGIGPPVTDGFYYDFDVAEPFTPEDLKAIEKGMDRIVRQAQRFRRVVVTDEEARERMAGEPFKQELIGLKGAADEGDSGESVEVGAGELTVYENVDPKSGEVVWQDLCRGPHVPHTRWIGNASKLMRVAAAYWRGSEKNPQLQRIYGTAWPDKEQLKAYQLRLEEAAKRDHRKLGAELDLFSFPDEIGSGLAIFHPKGGIIRREMEDYSRRRHEQEGYSFVYTPHITKGDLFEQSGHLGWYKDGMFPAMHMDEARDEDGNVTRQGADYYLKPMNCPMHILAYRSQARSYRDLPLRMFEFGTVYRNEKSGVIHGLTRVRGMTQDDAHIFTTQEKMKEELTTTLQFVLSLLRDYGLDDFYLELSTKDPEKYVGDDEVWEVATKTLREVAEESGLELVPDPAGAAFYGPKISVQARDAIGRTWQMSTVQLDFNLPERFELEYTAPDGSRQRPVMIHRALFGSIERFFGVLTEHYAGAFPAWLSPVQVVAIPVAAEYGDYLDEVVAKLRAHGVRAEVDHSDDRMQKKIRTHTKAKVPFQLIAGGDDRDAGAVSFRFRDGRQDNGVPVDEAVDRILTAIRDRAQV, from the coding sequence CTGCCCCAGGCACCCGAGCCCCGCACCGCGACGACGGCCACGACGGGCACCGACCTCTTCGACGGCGAGCGCGGTGTCGTCGCGATCCGCGTCGACGGCGTCCTCAAGGACCTCGACGCCGACGTCCAGGACGGCGAGACCGCCGAGGCCGTGACGCTGCAGGAGCAGGACGGACTCGACATCCTCCGGCACTCGGCCGCGCACGTGCTCGCGCAGGCCGTCCAGCAGATCAACCCGGACGCGAAGCTCGGCATCGGTCCGCCCGTCACCGACGGCTTCTACTACGACTTCGACGTCGCCGAGCCGTTCACGCCCGAGGACCTCAAGGCGATCGAGAAGGGCATGGACCGGATCGTCCGCCAGGCCCAGCGCTTCCGTCGCGTCGTCGTGACCGACGAGGAAGCCCGCGAGCGCATGGCGGGGGAGCCCTTCAAGCAGGAGCTCATCGGGCTCAAGGGCGCCGCGGACGAGGGTGACTCCGGCGAGAGCGTCGAGGTCGGAGCCGGCGAGCTGACCGTCTACGAGAACGTCGACCCGAAGTCGGGCGAAGTCGTCTGGCAGGACCTCTGCCGGGGCCCGCACGTCCCGCACACGCGCTGGATCGGGAACGCGTCGAAGCTCATGCGCGTCGCCGCGGCGTACTGGCGCGGCTCCGAGAAGAACCCGCAGCTCCAGCGCATCTACGGCACCGCATGGCCGGACAAGGAGCAGCTCAAGGCGTACCAGCTCCGTCTGGAGGAGGCCGCGAAGCGCGACCACCGCAAGCTCGGCGCCGAACTCGACCTGTTCTCGTTCCCGGACGAGATCGGCTCGGGCCTGGCGATCTTCCACCCGAAGGGCGGCATCATCCGCCGCGAGATGGAGGACTACTCGCGCCGTCGGCACGAGCAGGAGGGCTACTCCTTCGTCTACACGCCGCACATCACCAAGGGCGACCTGTTCGAGCAGTCCGGCCACCTCGGCTGGTACAAGGACGGCATGTTCCCGGCCATGCACATGGACGAGGCACGCGACGAGGACGGCAACGTCACCCGGCAGGGGGCGGACTACTACCTCAAGCCGATGAACTGCCCGATGCACATCCTGGCGTACCGCTCGCAGGCCCGGTCGTACCGCGACCTGCCGCTGCGGATGTTCGAGTTCGGCACGGTGTACCGCAACGAGAAGTCCGGCGTCATCCACGGCCTGACCCGCGTGCGCGGCATGACGCAGGACGACGCCCACATCTTCACCACGCAGGAGAAGATGAAGGAGGAGCTCACCACGACCCTCCAGTTCGTGCTGTCGCTCCTCCGTGACTACGGCCTCGACGACTTCTACCTCGAGCTGTCGACGAAGGACCCGGAGAAGTACGTCGGCGACGACGAGGTCTGGGAGGTTGCGACGAAGACCCTGCGTGAGGTCGCCGAGGAGTCGGGCCTGGAGCTCGTCCCGGACCCCGCGGGTGCGGCCTTCTACGGCCCGAAGATCTCGGTGCAGGCCCGCGACGCCATCGGCCGGACCTGGCAGATGTCGACCGTGCAGCTCGACTTCAACCTGCCGGAGCGCTTCGAGCTCGAGTACACGGCGCCGGACGGCTCCCGACAGCGCCCGGTGATGATCCACCGTGCCCTGTTCGGTTCGATCGAGCGCTTCTTCGGCGTGCTCACCGAGCACTACGCCGGTGCGTTCCCGGCCTGGCTGTCCCCGGTGCAGGTAGTCGCGATCCCCGTCGCCGCCGAGTACGGCGACTACCTCGACGAGGTCGTCGCGAAGCTCCGCGCGCACGGCGTCCGTGCCGAGGTCGACCACTCCGACGACCGCATGCAGAAGAAGATCCGCACGCACACCAAGGCGAAGGTGCCGTTCCAGCTCATCGCCGGCGGCGACGACCGCGACGCCGGTGCGGTGAGCTTCCGCTTCCGGGACGGCCGCCAGGACAACGGCGTGCCCGTGGACGAGGCCGTGGACCGCATCCTCACCGCCATCCGCGACCGCGCGCAGGTCTGA
- a CDS encoding HIT domain-containing protein, giving the protein MDRTGGTEHVPGTGHVVDVAGSGAPAAPDASARTGRTSAAGAAGTGGADDPLVIRDAATGAAVPDAFQRLWNPHRMAYIDAGRDGEGRGHRDDCPFCEAPRKSDEDALIVARGEHAYVLLNLYPYNNGHLLVCPYRHVPLYDEATPEETREIAELTQTAMRVLRAVSHCDGFNIGMNQGEIAGAGVAAHLHQHIVPRWASDSNFFPIIARTKSMSQLLGDTRRLVAEGWPAAD; this is encoded by the coding sequence ATGGACCGCACGGGAGGCACCGAGCACGTCCCCGGGACCGGTCACGTCGTCGACGTGGCCGGCTCCGGGGCGCCCGCCGCGCCGGACGCGTCGGCTCGGACCGGGCGGACGAGCGCGGCCGGAGCCGCGGGGACCGGCGGCGCCGACGACCCGCTGGTGATCCGGGACGCCGCCACCGGCGCCGCCGTGCCGGACGCCTTCCAACGGCTCTGGAACCCGCACCGCATGGCGTACATCGACGCCGGACGCGACGGCGAGGGCCGCGGCCACCGTGACGACTGCCCGTTCTGCGAGGCGCCGCGGAAGTCCGACGAGGACGCCCTCATCGTCGCCCGGGGGGAGCACGCCTACGTCCTGCTCAACCTGTACCCGTACAACAACGGGCACCTGCTCGTCTGCCCCTACCGGCACGTCCCGCTCTACGACGAGGCGACCCCGGAGGAGACCCGCGAGATCGCCGAGCTCACCCAGACCGCGATGCGCGTGCTCCGCGCGGTCTCGCACTGCGACGGCTTCAACATCGGCATGAACCAGGGCGAGATCGCCGGGGCCGGGGTGGCAGCGCACCTGCACCAGCACATCGTGCCGCGGTGGGCGTCGGACTCGAACTTCTTCCCGATCATCGCCCGGACGAAGTCGATGTCGCAGCTGCTCGGGGACACCCGTCGACTCGTCGCCGAAGGCTGGCCCGCTGCGGACTAG